The Sagittula stellata E-37 sequence GTGTTTCCACATCTGAAGGATCCGTACTGGGTCGCAACGAACTATGGTGTCGTTTCCCACGCAAGAAGCCTGGGTGTCGCGGTCGATCTGTTCGAAGCGGGCGGATACGACCATCTGGAAGAACAGAAGAAACTGGTAAAGGATTGCGCCGCGGCAGACTACGATGCGATCCTTCTTGGCACTGTCTCCTACGACCAGATGACCGAGACGGTCACGGAAGCGGCCCAGTCCGTTCCGGTGTTTGCCACGGTGAATGCGATCCAGGGTGACGGAATCACCGGCATGGTCGCGGTCGATTGGCACGACATGGGGCGCGCCGCCGGGCAGTATTTCGTCGACAATTACCCGCAAGGCGGCGACGCACCAACCGTAGCCTGGCTGCCCGGTCCGGAAGCGGCCGGCTGGGTAACCTTTACCGACGCGGGCTTTCGCGAGGTGATGCAGAACTCCGCGGCCGAGATCAGTGCGGTCTACTACGGGGATACCGGTGCAGATTTCCAACGCGCCCTGGTGGAGGAGGCGCTCGATGCGAACCCGGACCTCGACTACATCGCCGGGAATGCCGTCGCGATCGAAGCGGCCATGGGCGTGCTGCGCCAACGCGGACTGACCGATCAGGTGGGGCTTGTTGCCGACTACTTCACACCGGCGATGTACCGGGGCGTTCGGCGCGGCATCATTTCGAGCGCACCGACCGACAGTGCCGCGCTGCAAGGGACGCTTTCTGTGGACCAGGCGGTCCGCCACCTCGAAGGAAAGGAAACGCCCGGCCACATCGGCCCGGTCATTTTCAGCGTGACAAAGGAAAACTCGTCGACATTCCCGGTGGACCAGTCGCTGGCGCCGGCAGATTTCAATCCGACTTTCAAGGTCGACTGACGCATCCCGCCTGAAACCAACCGCTGCGGGAACCGTGAAAATGGAGCCCGCAGCGACGTCCAAAAAAGGTTTGAAAAATGCCCACGGTTTCAATTCGTACAGGGTTGCTGCTTGCAATCGCCAGTCTCGCCGCGTTGGTCGCCATTTCGTCGGTGACGGCATTGTTCATCATGCGCTCGATTACCGGGCAACAAGAGATCGTAACGGAACGCGCCTTTCCCGCCGCCATAACGGCCACGGAACTGGAAGCGGAAACCGGCAGGATTCTCCAGTTCATGGATCGCCTTGACCGTGCGCCGACTGTGCAAGCCGTGGAAGAATTGGCGTCCGAGTTTGCCACCGCGATGGCTGAGACGAAAAACACGACACAAAGGCTGCACAGCCAGACCGGCAGCACGGCCTTGACGGATCAACTGGACGGTTTGCTCGTCGATTTGGAAGCAGCGATCACGGGCTATGTCGATATATCGCGCCAGCGGGCGCAACTCGTCGCGTCACAGTCGGACGCTGTCGCACTGATCTCCGACGAAAGCAGCAACCTGAACGGGGTCACCGACTCGCTTGTGGCCAATGCCAGAGCAACTGTCACCAACCGCTTGTCGCGCATGTACGACACGGTCGAAGACCCATATATGATCGACGATACATATGATACGTTGGACAACATTCTGGACATCGATCAACCTTATTCCACAAGAATGTCGGATCTGCGCAACAATGCGCTTTTGTTGCAGCAACTTTCGCTGAAATTGCTGGCGGCGAACGACATCGAAACCCTGGACGCGTTTCAATCGAAAATTTTATTCACGATCGAGACGATCGACCGCGAAGTATCAAGCATTGACGATCCGGAAAGGCAGGCTCAGGCCAAGGCATTCCTTGACAAAATGTTGACCGTTTTGGGCAGCGATGCGCAGCAAAGCCTCTACGACAGCATCGTCGAATCCTTGGCCAACCGAGACCGCGCCACGATCACGCGCGCCGAATTGGACGATCTGTTTGCACAATTCGAAAACACTGTCGCCGAAATCGTCAGCATAAGCGCCGCGCAAATCGAAAAATCGGTTTCCAAAGCGGCTCAGCAGGTTTCGGTCGGCAACATGACTTTGATCGCCATCGCAATAACGGCCATCCTGCTCTCTGGTGCCATCGGCTATGGCTACGTATCGAAGCATATCTTACAGCGGCTCAGTCAGCTATCCAACATGACAAAGGAAATGGCGTCCGGAAACATCGACATGACGCTTCCCCGTGCACCCGACGACGAACTGGGCCAGATGGTGACAGCACTCGGTATCTTCCAGAAAGGAGAAATCGAGCGGCGGGAACAAAAGGAGCGGGAACAAACGCGCCTGAAGGAAACGTCTGATTTTGTTTCCACGCTGAGCGAAGCCTTGCGCAACCTTTCAATGGGGGACCTGAGATTCCGCATAGACCAGGATGTCGGTGCAGAGTTCAGCTCGATTTGCGTCAACTACAATCAATCGGTGAACCGTTTGAACGAGATCCTGACCGATGTCGTTGGCACGTCCGAAACCATTTCCAGCGGCATGCAGAGCCTTTACAACGCATCTATCCAACTCGCGAAACGTACCGAGCAACAGGCAAGCGCGGTGACCCAGACGACCACAACCCTGGCCCAGATCAAGAATGAGGTAGAAGGTACGGCGTCCGGCGCGCGCGATGCATGGGAACTCTCTCAGAACGCGCAAAAGAAGGCCGAGATAGGCAGAGACGTGGTGGCCCAGTCGACGAATGCGATGGAGAGAATCAAGAAAAGCACTGATGAAATCTCTAGTTTCATTGGTTTGATCGACGATATCGCCTTTCAAACGAACCTGCTGGCGTTGAATGCGGGGGTGGAGGCGGCTCGAGCCGGCCAAGCCGGGTCCGGGTTTGCTGTCGTTGCCGCTGAAGTGCGAGGTTTGGCACAGCGTGCAAGCACGGCGGCCCAAGACATCAAGACACGCATTAACACCAGTGTCACAGATGTACAAAATGGTGAAAACCTTGCCAATGAAACCAGGCATGCGCTTTCCGAGATCGAAGATATGGTCAAGGAACTGAATACCGCAATAATGGATATCTCGACTACCGCTCAAAGCCAAGTCAATTCCATTCGGGAAATCAACACCGCAATGAATGAGATTGAGAACGTGACCCAGCATAATGCCGCGATGGTTGAGGAAACGAATGCGAGTACGGTTGCACTCCAATCGGATGTTTCTTCAATGCTGGATAGCGCTTCAGTTTTCAAGCTGGACGATCCCCAAGAGAAATCAGCTTCCCAAGAGCCGAAATTCACGCGCTCTTCCAACAGCCTCGAACTGTTTTCCGCCATGGCCAATGATGCGGATATCCCCGCAATGAGGACAATGACCGGTTAGGTCAGTTTGACAAATGGCGGAGCCAAAGCCTGATCGAAGTGATATCGACGAAGCCGAGGAAGCTCTCCGCGGTCTTGTCGTAGCGGGTCGCAACCCGGCGGGCGTTTTTCAGCTTGTTGAAGCATCGTTCGGCCAGGTTGCGCAGGCGATACAATGACCGGTCGACGCCGACGCGCATCTTGCGTGAATTTCGCATGGGGATGACCGGCAACACATCGCGTTTGTCCATGGATCTGCGCATGCTGTCAACGTCATAGCCCCGATCAGCCAGCAGGACGCTTGGCGTTGACGGGTCGTCAGCCATGACCCGATCAAAGCCAAGGTAATCGGATGTTTGCCCAGCGGTGATCTCGGTCCTCATCGGCAGTTCCAGCGGCATTGGCGAGATGGTGGATCTTGGTCGTAAACCGGCGCTGTTGCGCAAATCGGCGTTCGGGCTGAAGGTCCTTTTTCCCGCTGTGCTTCAGGCGATGGCCTCGATCTCGGCTCTGCCGGGGGCCGGGAAGCGGTTCACGATGACGATGCGGATCTGGATTTCGGCGGTCTGGCGGTCGGGGGTGAGCCATCGACGCGCCATCGGTCCGGGCGACAGTGGCGAACGGACATGATCCGCTCGCCGAAGAACTTCAGGCATTTCATCCCTTGGCCGACAGGGCATTGCGTCGGCAATGTCCCGAGAGGCTGAGCTTCGACCCGACTTCGGACATGGTAGCGGGCCCACGTCTTCCAGAGCGCCCTGCCGAGGTGTCGCGTCGCGCGCAGGATCTCGTTTCGCGCCAATGCTGCGGGGCAGTCTTCTTTCCAGGCGCGGCCGTTCCGGTGGATCGGTATGACGGCATCGGCGCCGTGCTCGACGATGGCGGGATGGCATCGGCGTGTGTCGGATGCGCCGTCCGTTGCCCGGCAGGGTCATGCGTCGCATGATCCCGAGAGGGGCCGTGACGGTGGCGATCTCCTCGCCCTCGGGAATGTGCGACAGCAGGTCTGGCAGCAGCGGGCTGTCGCCATGGCGGCCTGAGGTGAACTCGACCGCGCGTATGTCGCCGGTTTCCGTGTCCGGGGCGATGTGAACCTTGCGCCATTGCCTCTGGCCGGAGGCGCGATGCTTCCGGGCCGGCCATGCGCCACCGCCACCGAACGTCACCCCCGTGCTGTCCGCTGCCCGGCCGTGCATCGCGCGGTGATGTCACGAGAGGGGATCGGCAGGTTCAAGGGCTTGCCCGAGCGGCGACAGGGGATCTGACCCCGATCCGCGCTTGCCGTCGGCACAGCGCCGAACAGTCCGGAGCCGGCCAGTCGCGCCCAGCCATCCGGATCGGGCTCTCGACCGGCCCGACCGTCTGCCGCAGCGGAAGGCCGAACAGGCCGGGGCTCCGCCCGTTCAGGGCTGAAACGATCCCCCGGATCGTTTCCGAGACGCCCCTCACCCTTCAGCGTCAGGCAGGTGTGGATCGCGACATCCGAGAACGTCTCGGGCCGCCCCCGTTTACCGGTCTTTCCGGCGTGCCGGACCGTGTCGGGATCAAACCAGACCGAGAGCGAACCCCGCCGGCGCAGCGCAGCGTCATATTCGGACCAGTCCGTCGTGCGATAGCGGGTGGGCGAGAGCCTCGGCATGACACCGATCCAACGCACTGGATTCCTACAGTGAATCCTCATCGCTGATATATGCGACAAGCCCTCGTGAACCCTGACCCACCTCGTGAACGGCCAAGACCCTGTCGCGGATTCGCCCTTTAGCGCGCGCGGCCTCCCTCTAGAGACATTGCTGGCGCGATGCCCTGCCGGGCAGTGGATGATTGGCGCGAACCACACTTCTGTAGATCATTTGCAGGGCGTACGGCACCGCCCCGCTTTCGTTCAGCGCGTCTATTATCTGCTCCCAGAGCTCCGCCAGTGTCCAGCACCGGAACTGGCGGTAGACGCTTGACCACTTGCCGAACTCTTCCGGCAAATCGCGCCAGGTAGAGCCTGTGCGCGCGATCCAGAAAATCCCTTCAAGAGCAAGGCGGTGGTTGGTAGGTTTGCGTCCGTTCGGGGCGCGAACTATCAGGATGAAACGCTCAAAGAACGCCCATTCCTCGTCCGACATCAGGTCTCGTGCCAAGCGGGTCTGCATCGCAGATACCGGCTTGAATCCCATCAGCGCGTCCCGTGAATCCCTTTTGTCAACACGACCACCTACACGCTAAAGTACTGGCAAGGCCTGACCCTTTTCGTCGACAATGGGCGGATAGACTTAGACACGAACCCGGTTGAACGCATGTTTAAGCCGTCTATCTTGCTTCGCAAAAATGCGTTGTTCATAGGCAGTGACGAAGGCGCACATGCTTGGGGCATCCTGTCCTCCAACGTAGAGACCTGCAAGCTCGACAACATAAATGTTGAGTCCTATCTGACTCGGATTCTGGATCAGATCGAGGCGAAGCTGCCTCGACGCGATTACGCAAAGCTGCTTCTTTGGAACGCCCCTGCGAAACTATCGATCAGTCGTTAGATGGCGTAGGGCCGCGGGAATCTAACCTTCGCTCTGCCCGGCCCAAACGTCCAACCGGGACGGGAAGCGGTCGGTCAGGAGAATAGAGTGCGCACGGCGACGCAACGGTGCCCGACCGGCGCTCCTCCGATCATCAGGCGCCGCGGGCCCGGTAGCGCGCCCTCCGCCCGCCTGTTTGCGGTTCCGGCCCAAGCCTGTTATCCACCCCGGAAATGTTGAAAAGAAACGCAAAATGAACGCGTGGCATGTCCTGAACATGCCACCCTACATGGCGTGCGCTTTCGTTTCGCATTCAATTGAACGTCTAAAAGGAGAACCTCATGCGTACCATGAAGCTCGCATCCACCGCACTCGCCGCCACCCTCGCACTGCCGCTCGCCACTCAGGCGCAGGCTCAGGACGACGCTGGCCAGTGCGGCGAAGTTTCGATCGCCCAGATGGGCTGGGCCGCTGCCGAGGTGACCACAAACATCGCCAAGTTCCTGCTGGAGCAGGGTTATGGCTGCGATGTCACCTTGGTGCAGTCCGACACCATTCCCGCGATCACCTCGGTCGCTGAAAACGGCGAGCCGGACGTGGTGACCAACCTGTGGCTCAACTCGGGCGGTGAAGCCTATATCAAACTCGAAGAAGGCGGCACCATTCAGCGCCTGACCTCCGTGCTGGAGCCAGGCGGTGTCGAGGGCTGGTGGATCCCCACCTCGCTCGCCGAAGAGCACCCCGAACTGAAGACCATCGACGGTATCCTTGAGAACCCCGAGCTGGTCGGCAGCCGCTTCAACAACTGCCCCGATGGCTGGGGTTGCCGCGTTGTCTCCGACAACCTGTCGCGCGCGCTGGACCTTGAAGGCCATGGCATCGAGGTCTTCAACCACGGCTCGGGCGAGACGCTCGCGACGTCGATGGGCGCGGCTGTGACCGGCGGTGAGCCCTGGTTCGGCTACTACTGGGGCCCGACTGTCCCGCTTGGCAAGTACGACATGACCAAGGTGGACTTGGGCGGCTATGACGAGGCGGCCTTTGCCCCGCTGCAGAACCCCGATACCCCCGACCCGCAGGTTTCGGATTTCCCCGCGGCGCCGATCCTGACATCCGTCACCACCGAGTTCGCCCAAGAGAACCCCGAGGTGACCGAGTTCTTCACCAACATGACCTTCGCCACCGACCAGATGTCGGGCCTGCTGGCATGGAAAGACGAGAACAACGCCTCGAACGAGGAAGTCGCCGTCTACTTCCTGTCGACCGCGTCCGACACCTGGACCAACTGGGTCAACGACGCCGCGCGCGAAAACCTCTCGGCACTCCTTAAGTAATCGGATGCCCTGCCCTTCGGGGCGAAGTTTCTCAACGGGGCCGGGCAATCGGCCCCGTTTTGGTTTTCAACAACAAGGAGGGCCTGCAAGGGCCGCAATGCTCATATGGCAACCTACGATGGTCTCTTCGATACCCTTGGCCTGAGGGAGTGGTGCGGTGCGCAGGACTCCGGCGCACCGATGTCAATGGCCGACCTGCTGGCCAAGTCAAGCGGCGCCGATGCCGACACCTCGTTGCGGGACTTTCCATTTCCCTCGCTCGATGCCCTGCACGAGGCCTGCGCGGCCATTCCGCAGTCGCGCGATCTGACGCTTGGGCTGGAAACCGGCTTTCTCGGCATTCGCGATGCGCTGCGCGTGGTCGTCGATCCGCTGACCCAACCGCTGAGCTGGGCACTTGAGACCATGCTTTGGGTGATGACCGAAACGCCCTGGTGGGCCATGGTTCCGATACTGCTGCTGATCACCTGGGTGGTAGGCCGGTCATGGAAGGTCGTGGGCTTCGTGGCGCTGGTTCTTGCGGGCCTCGCCTTCGTCGACCACTACGAGGTCGCGATGCAGACCCTCGCCATCATCTTCGTTTGCGCCTTCATATGCGTATTGATCGGGGTGCCCATAGGGATTGCCATGTCGCGCAGCGATCGCCTGCAGGGCATACTGACGCCGGTGCTGGACATGCTGCAGACCCTGCCGCCATTCGTTTACCTGATCCCGCTGATCTTCCTGTTCTCGGTGACCGAACCCAAGCTCTACGGCATCGCAGTGATCCTTTACGCGATCGTGCCGGTGGTGCGCCTGACCAACCTCGGCATCCGGCTTGTCAATCCGGACGTGATCGAGGCCGCCGACGCCTTTGGCATGACCAAAAGCCAGAAGCTCTTTGGCGTGCAGATCCCGCTGGCGCTGCCCAACATCATGGCCGGCGTGAACCAGACGATCATGATGAGCCTTGCGATGGTGGTCATCGCCTCGATGGTCTCGGCCCCGGGCCTTGGCATTCTCGTGCTGCGCGGCATCCGCAACCTTGAACTTGGCGTCGGTCTGATTGCCGGTCTGGGTATCGTCGTACTGGCCATCGCGCTGGACCGCGTGACCAAAGCCTCGCTGGCGCGCATCGACGCCAGCCAAAGCAGCCGCTGAGGAGACGGACATGACAAAGAACGTGAAAGTCTCGATCAGGCACCTTTACAAAATCTTCGGTGGGGACCCCAAAGGGGCCCTCGCCAAGGTTCGCGACGGCATGACCAAGGCCGAGTTGCTGGAACAGACGAACCATGTGCTGGGCCTGCAGGACATCAACGTCGACATGAAGGAAGGCGAGATCACCGTCATCATGGGCCTGTCGGGCTCGGGCAAGTCGACGCTGATCCGGCACCTCAACCGGCTGATCGAACCCACGGCCGGAGAGGTGCTTGTCAATGGCGAGGACATCCTGTCGTGGAACGACGCGCAGATGCGCACCCTGCGCCGCGAATCCATGTCGATGGTGTTCCAGAACTTCGCCCTGCTGCCGCACCGAACCGTATTGGAGAATGCGGGCATGGCGCTGGCCACCCGCGGCATGGCGCGGCGCGACTATGAGGATGAGGCCAACAAGTGGCTCGACCGGGTCGGACTTGCCGGTCAGGGCGAGCAATATCCCCACCAGCTTTCGGGCGGCATGCAGCAGCGGGTCGGCATCGCGCGGGCTCTGGCATCGAACTCGGACATCATGTTGATGGACGAGGCGTTTTCCGCCTTGGATCCGCTGATCCGAACGGACATGCAGAACCTTCTGCTCGAGCTTCAGGACGAACTGCAAAAGACGATCGTCTTCATCACCCACGATCTGGATGAAGCGCTGAAGCTTGCCGATCATCTGGTGATCCTGAAAGACGGCGCAGTGGTGCAGCAGGGTCAGCCGCAAGACATCTTGCTGAACCCTGCGGACCCCTACATCGAAGAATTCGTCGCCGACATCAATCGCGCGCGCGTGCTGCGCGTCCGTTCGGTGATGACGGATCGCAAACCGGACGCTCCGATCGACGGAGAGGTCGCTCCGGGCGACAACCTGGAAAGCATCATCGCGCTGGCCGAGGGCAATCTGGACCGTGCCTTCGACGTAAAGAACGATGGCGAAACGTTGGGCTATATCGACATGAAATCCGTCGTGCAGGCCCTGGTGCCGCGGAGCGTCGATGCGCAAGATTGAGCTCTGAGATCGAGACCTCCCCGCAGCATGCCAGAAGAAGCGGAAGCGCTGCGGCTCTGGCTTTCATCGGCACCCGTTGGATGCCGATGAAAGCTTCCCGTCTCGATTTCAACGTCAAGTTTTGAAGCTGTCAATCACGAGGCGCAGCATCGTTTAGAGGGTCTCGAACCGGACCTTCGCTGAGATCCACATGGAGGCCCGCTCTGGGCCGGCAACGACGGCAGCAAGAAGGCAGAGCGCATTTATTCTTTATGCAGTTTCTGCACGTCGGCGTCGGTCATGCCGCGCGCGGCGAAGATCGGTTCCCCGCCCCTCGTGTCTGGACGCGCTCTCCTGTTGCGCCGAGCACATGGGGCGGCATTGGTGACCGCCCGTCCGCTGCTTGCCGCATGAATGTTTGCTCCGAGCCAGAAGAGCGTTTTTGCCTTAGCAAAATATCGGCACTATGCGCCAATATGCAGTCGGCAGTGGCCTCGGACAGCCCTCAGACTGGGGGCTGGTGGATGCAACGCTTACGGTTTTCGTGGATGTGTTTGCGCTAATATCCCAGTTTCTCGTGGGTATCGGCAAGGATCATGGGCCAGTGCGCGCGCACCCACCGCCTTCCTGCCGCTGCAAGACACGCTCGCGACGAAACGCATGGCGCGCGATTGTTTCGCAGATCGCCCTACTTAAAGACGTGAACCTGTCCCGCGCCGATTTGAAACTCAACGGTTTCATGTGGCTTCGCTCAAATTTCGACCAAGAAGGACTGGCACAAGACTCCAGCTTCAAATGGTCCGGTTTTCAGGCGGTCGCGCACACGAAGGCGCCCCTTTGTCGAAGTCCCGGCCCAATGTCCCCAGTTGGATACGCGTCAGGCTTGACCATTCCCGACCAACGGGACGCGAAGGCTGATACACGTGCCTGTCCGGACCTCTTCCAGTTTCACACCGCCGTGATGCCTGCGCATGACCTGCTCGACGATAGCCAAACCGAGGCCCGTTCCTTCGCCGTTCTCAAGCTGCGAGAAGCGGCGGAAGGCGATGTCCGCCTTGTCGAGCGGTATCCCCACCCCGTCGTCCCGCACCGTGATCACCGCCTCCGCGCCACGTTTGCCGGTGCTCACCTTGATCCGAGTCATTCCGTTGCCGCCGTGACGCAAGGCGTTTTCCACGAGGTTGGAAAGCGCCTCACCCAACAGAACCGGGTCCCCTTCCACGTCAAGGGTCGCTTCCGCCCTCTCTAACGCGAAGTCGATCTCACGGGACAGAACCTGCGGAGCGAGACCGCTGCAGACATCTTCGACCAACTCGTTGAGGTCGAAGCGCGTGGCCGGTGCCGTGCCGTCGTACCGGAGGCGCTCAAGAGACAACAACTGGTTAGCCAGACGGGCGGATACGCGGGCGGCGGCGATGAGCTCCGCCTGTCGGGCAGAACGTTCCTTTTCGTCGCGGACATCCGGCAGGGTCTCGGCCAGAGCCAGCAGCGCAGCGGCCGGGTTGCGCAACTGGTGCGCGGCGTCGGAAATGAAGGACTGATGGACCTCGATGCTGTCCCGCACCTGACCGAGCAGGCGGTTCAGGGTCGAGACCACCCCGGCGACTTCCTTGGGAACGGGACGGCGAATGCGGCCAAGGTCGTCCGGGGAGCGTTGCCGGATCGCCTCCTGCAGGTCGTTGAGCGGACGCAGGCCGATCTGTACGCCAAACCAGACCACCAGCGCCAGCGCCGCCATCAGGCCCGCCATCAGGACAATCGCACGCAGCGCCAGTTCGCGCGCAAAGGCCTGACGGTCACTGACCCGCTGCCAGACGGTCACGACCGTTTCGCCCGTCAGGTTGTCGATCGTGCGGTTCTCTATCATACGCAGGACCCGCATCTCTTCGCCCCGGTACGTGGCCAGATAATAACTGGGCACGTCGGCGTCAGTCGTCTCGGCGGCGCGCGGCGGGTAAGCATAGCCGGTCACGTAATATCCGCCCGGCCCGGTCACATGGTAGAAGATTTCGCCACCGCCCGCGTCCGAGATGAATCTGCGTGCGCTGGGTGAGAGGGCATCCCCATCGGAGATTGCGACATCCCGCGAAATCGCCAGCGCGGCTGCAAGCAAACTGCGGTCGAACAGTTCTTCGGAAGTCCGCTGCGCCGCCTCGAAACGCCACAGGCCAAGCAGGACGGACACCACGAGAAGGGGCGGCAAAATCACCAGGAAAAGCCGCAAGCGCAGTGACATGGCCCTGCGGAACACCCGCCTGCGCCGGCTATGCACCATCGACTTCCAGCATGTAGCCCAGGCCCCGGGCCGTCTTGATACGTATTCCGAAGGGTTCGAGCCTCTTGCGCAGACGCGAGACATGCGGCTCGATCGCGCTGTCCTCGGCGTCCGAGCCGATGCCGTAGACATGGCTGATCAACTGCGCCTTGGACACGAGGCGCCCGCGACGTTCCAGCAGGCACTCCAGCGTCGCGATTTCCCTGCGTGGGATGTCGAGCGCCTGTTCGTCCTGCATAAGCTGGCGTCCGGTGCGGTCGAAGACCAGCGGACCCAGCTTGTCGCGGGCCGCGAACTCGATGTTCTTGCGCCGGGCCATGGCGCGAAGGCGGGCTTCGAGTTCATCCATCTCGAACGGCTTGGTCAGGTAGTCGTCGGCTCCGGCATCCAGCCCCGCCACCCGCTCCGCCGTCTCGGAACGGGCGGTCAACAGGATGACCGGCGTACCATCGTTGCGGCGCCGCAAGGCCCGCAGCACCGAGAGCCCGTCCATTCCCGGCAGGTTCAGGTCCAGCACGACCAAGTCCGCGCCTTCCTGCGCAAGGAACGCGTCGGCTTCGGTGCCGTCGTGAAGGAGGTCCACCGAATGCCCCCGGTCCCGCAAACGGAATGCAATCCCGTGTGCCAGAGCCTCGTTGTCTTCTATGACTGCAATCCGCATGGTTACTTCTTTGTCATGTTGCGCAAGTTTCGCGCAAGGTTGGAACCGCAAGGTGCAGACGTTGGAGGAGGGAATCATTCCCTTGAAAAGATAACATGTAACGTGCCGGACATTCATCTGGCACGGCGAAGGTCTACGGGAGGATACCAATGACCATCAAGAACCTCGCAACCTCGGTTGCTGCTCTCGCCCTCATGTCGGCACCGGCTCTGGCCGAAGTGGACTTTTCCGGAGAGACGATCGAATGGGTCATCCCATTCTCGGAAACAGGCGGTTCGGCCAAGTGGGCGAACTTCTTCGCGCCGCTGCTGGCGCAGGAACTGCCGGGCAAACCGACCGTCGTCGTCAAGTTCATGCCGGGCGCAGGCTCGACCAAGGGCGCCAACTGGTTCCAGGAGCAGGAATACGAAGATGGCACGTTGATCTTCGGCACGTCCGGGTCGACCCAGTTCCCGTATCTGCTGGATGATCCGCGTGTACGCTATGAATATTCCGACTGGGTGCCGGTCATGGCTTCCGGTACGGGCGGTGTCGCCTACCTCAACCCCGAGGACGGCGCGAAATTCGACGGCTCGGCCAACAATCTCAAGGATGTCAACTTCATCTACGGTTCGCAGGGTGCCACGCGGCTTGACCTCGTGCCGCTGCTGGCCTGGGAAATGCTTGGCATGAACGTCGAGCCGGTCTTCGGCATCAAGGGACGCGGCGACGGTCGCCTGATGTTCGAACGCGGCGAAGCCACCATCGATTACCAGACCTCCTCGGGCTATCTCGGGGCATCGGCGGACCTGGTCGAGCAAGGCAAGGCCGTGCCAATGATGAGCTGGGGCGCACTGGACGAAGACGGCAACATCGTGCGTGATCCGACCTTCCCGGACATGCCCACCTTCAAGGAGGTGTGCGAGGCCACCGATGGCTGCGAAACCAGCGGCGACGCCTGGGATTCCTGGAAAGCCTTCTTCGTGGCGGGCTTCCCGTCCCAGAAAATCGCCTTCCTGCCGAATGGCACGCCGCAAGAGGTGGCCGACACCTATATCGCCGCGTTCGAGGCTGTCCGTGCGCGCCCCGACTTTGCCGAATTCGCGGCAAAGCAAGTGGGCAAGTACCCGATGTTCGTGGGCAATGGCGCCGCCAAGGCAACCAAGGAGGCGACCACGGTGTCGCCCGAAGCCAAGGCCTTTGTCATCAACTGGCTCAAAGAAGCCTATGGCGTGACGATCAAGTAATCGACGCGCCCGCGCGCCCCGTCCTCTCCTCCGGGCGGGGCGCGCGACATTCCTTGTTTCTGAAGACTCAACCGAAAGAACGGTGCGATGGATCTCTTTG is a genomic window containing:
- the torT gene encoding TMAO reductase system periplasmic protein TorT — translated: MELIGIFERCSAMRTSTSLGAAFLVAAATSALAIQSTLTLTSWGEHFNFDSQTTALDYTPLSKAEKKWKLCVVFPHLKDPYWVATNYGVVSHARSLGVAVDLFEAGGYDHLEEQKKLVKDCAAADYDAILLGTVSYDQMTETVTEAAQSVPVFATVNAIQGDGITGMVAVDWHDMGRAAGQYFVDNYPQGGDAPTVAWLPGPEAAGWVTFTDAGFREVMQNSAAEISAVYYGDTGADFQRALVEEALDANPDLDYIAGNAVAIEAAMGVLRQRGLTDQVGLVADYFTPAMYRGVRRGIISSAPTDSAALQGTLSVDQAVRHLEGKETPGHIGPVIFSVTKENSSTFPVDQSLAPADFNPTFKVD
- a CDS encoding methyl-accepting chemotaxis protein; this translates as MPTVSIRTGLLLAIASLAALVAISSVTALFIMRSITGQQEIVTERAFPAAITATELEAETGRILQFMDRLDRAPTVQAVEELASEFATAMAETKNTTQRLHSQTGSTALTDQLDGLLVDLEAAITGYVDISRQRAQLVASQSDAVALISDESSNLNGVTDSLVANARATVTNRLSRMYDTVEDPYMIDDTYDTLDNILDIDQPYSTRMSDLRNNALLLQQLSLKLLAANDIETLDAFQSKILFTIETIDREVSSIDDPERQAQAKAFLDKMLTVLGSDAQQSLYDSIVESLANRDRATITRAELDDLFAQFENTVAEIVSISAAQIEKSVSKAAQQVSVGNMTLIAIAITAILLSGAIGYGYVSKHILQRLSQLSNMTKEMASGNIDMTLPRAPDDELGQMVTALGIFQKGEIERREQKEREQTRLKETSDFVSTLSEALRNLSMGDLRFRIDQDVGAEFSSICVNYNQSVNRLNEILTDVVGTSETISSGMQSLYNASIQLAKRTEQQASAVTQTTTTLAQIKNEVEGTASGARDAWELSQNAQKKAEIGRDVVAQSTNAMERIKKSTDEISSFIGLIDDIAFQTNLLALNAGVEAARAGQAGSGFAVVAAEVRGLAQRASTAAQDIKTRINTSVTDVQNGENLANETRHALSEIEDMVKELNTAIMDISTTAQSQVNSIREINTAMNEIENVTQHNAAMVEETNASTVALQSDVSSMLDSASVFKLDDPQEKSASQEPKFTRSSNSLELFSAMANDADIPAMRTMTG
- a CDS encoding IS66 family transposase, yielding MDLDTNPVERMFKPSILLRKNALFIGSDEGAHAWGILSSNVETCKLDNINVESYLTRILDQIEAKLPRRDYAKLLLWNAPAKLSISR
- a CDS encoding ABC transporter substrate-binding protein, yielding MRTMKLASTALAATLALPLATQAQAQDDAGQCGEVSIAQMGWAAAEVTTNIAKFLLEQGYGCDVTLVQSDTIPAITSVAENGEPDVVTNLWLNSGGEAYIKLEEGGTIQRLTSVLEPGGVEGWWIPTSLAEEHPELKTIDGILENPELVGSRFNNCPDGWGCRVVSDNLSRALDLEGHGIEVFNHGSGETLATSMGAAVTGGEPWFGYYWGPTVPLGKYDMTKVDLGGYDEAAFAPLQNPDTPDPQVSDFPAAPILTSVTTEFAQENPEVTEFFTNMTFATDQMSGLLAWKDENNASNEEVAVYFLSTASDTWTNWVNDAARENLSALLK
- a CDS encoding ABC transporter permease, with translation MATYDGLFDTLGLREWCGAQDSGAPMSMADLLAKSSGADADTSLRDFPFPSLDALHEACAAIPQSRDLTLGLETGFLGIRDALRVVVDPLTQPLSWALETMLWVMTETPWWAMVPILLLITWVVGRSWKVVGFVALVLAGLAFVDHYEVAMQTLAIIFVCAFICVLIGVPIGIAMSRSDRLQGILTPVLDMLQTLPPFVYLIPLIFLFSVTEPKLYGIAVILYAIVPVVRLTNLGIRLVNPDVIEAADAFGMTKSQKLFGVQIPLALPNIMAGVNQTIMMSLAMVVIASMVSAPGLGILVLRGIRNLELGVGLIAGLGIVVLAIALDRVTKASLARIDASQSSR
- a CDS encoding quaternary amine ABC transporter ATP-binding protein, producing the protein MTKNVKVSIRHLYKIFGGDPKGALAKVRDGMTKAELLEQTNHVLGLQDINVDMKEGEITVIMGLSGSGKSTLIRHLNRLIEPTAGEVLVNGEDILSWNDAQMRTLRRESMSMVFQNFALLPHRTVLENAGMALATRGMARRDYEDEANKWLDRVGLAGQGEQYPHQLSGGMQQRVGIARALASNSDIMLMDEAFSALDPLIRTDMQNLLLELQDELQKTIVFITHDLDEALKLADHLVILKDGAVVQQGQPQDILLNPADPYIEEFVADINRARVLRVRSVMTDRKPDAPIDGEVAPGDNLESIIALAEGNLDRAFDVKNDGETLGYIDMKSVVQALVPRSVDAQD